One genomic segment of Desulfocapsa sulfexigens DSM 10523 includes these proteins:
- a CDS encoding chaperone modulator CbpM → MMTTELQYTIIDENCAYSLRELCNICKVHAQFVQDLIDEGIISPQGHDPREWRFAAFEVRRIQISIRLQEDLRVNLPGTALALDLLDEIEQLRRSKLRLEQLYALNKKIDRS, encoded by the coding sequence ATGATGACTACTGAACTCCAGTATACAATTATTGATGAAAACTGCGCATACAGCCTCCGTGAACTCTGCAATATCTGTAAGGTTCACGCCCAATTTGTTCAGGATCTTATTGATGAAGGGATAATCTCACCACAGGGACATGATCCTCGGGAATGGCGATTTGCAGCATTTGAAGTTAGACGAATCCAGATATCAATTCGCCTTCAGGAAGATTTACGAGTCAATCTCCCAGGCACCGCACTTGCCCTTGATCTGCTCGATGAGATAGAACAGCTGCGACGCAGTAAATTGCGTCTGGAGCAATTGTATGCGCTTAATAAAAAAATTGATCGATCCTGA
- a CDS encoding UbiD family decarboxylase, with protein sequence MAHDILYDLRSFIELLRRENQLLVIDEEVNPDLEIAEIHRRVIHRQGPALLFTKVKGSSFPVITNLFGTAKRLELAFGSRPQNFVRDLVNLTESLMPLKAKKLWDNRNLFIEGLKIGLKEKKHGPILENCQLPPRLSSLPMLTSWHSDGGAFVTLPLVYTEHPGGKGHNLGMYRIQRHDDTTTGIHWQIHKGGGYHYHEAEKLNQPLPMTLYIGGPPALMLSAIAPLPEDIPELMLTSLLIGKKLDMTADPKGGHRLVANSEFAVRGVVPPHLRKPEGPFGDHYGYNSLQHDYPVFQASHLYHRNNAIYPATIVGRPKQEDYFIGDFLQDLLSPLFPLVMKGVRELKTFGETGFHCLAAARVADRYPREAFACGLRVLGEGQLSLTKFLILTDGDIDITNFPELWTHVLERIQWDSDLFVFANVSQDTLDYTGPSVNKGSKAMMMGLGKEKIRELPTEFSGNLPIHCQKAKAYLPGTLVLESTGYEEKPDLAEHIAQDPALSNWPAILLVDNCDEATCSVQEFLWTFFTRFEPAADIHGAATSVQRFHVGLTPPIVFDCRMKPWYTDVLEVDDATKKLVDSRIHLLLPPNLR encoded by the coding sequence ATGGCACATGACATCCTCTACGACCTGCGCAGTTTCATCGAACTGCTGCGCCGCGAAAACCAGCTCCTTGTTATTGATGAAGAAGTTAATCCCGATCTGGAAATTGCAGAAATTCACCGCAGGGTCATTCATCGTCAGGGCCCTGCTCTTCTCTTTACAAAAGTGAAAGGAAGTTCGTTTCCGGTTATTACCAATCTCTTCGGTACCGCAAAACGACTCGAACTTGCTTTTGGTTCTCGGCCGCAAAATTTTGTCCGAGACCTTGTAAATCTCACCGAATCACTTATGCCGCTCAAGGCTAAAAAACTCTGGGATAATCGAAATCTCTTTATAGAGGGCCTGAAGATTGGTCTGAAAGAAAAAAAACATGGCCCTATCCTTGAAAATTGCCAATTACCACCCCGCCTTAGCAGTCTACCCATGCTCACATCTTGGCATAGTGATGGAGGAGCCTTCGTCACGTTGCCACTGGTCTACACTGAACATCCTGGTGGAAAGGGACACAATCTTGGTATGTATCGTATCCAACGCCATGATGACACTACAACCGGTATTCACTGGCAGATACACAAGGGGGGAGGCTACCACTATCACGAAGCAGAAAAGCTCAATCAACCACTACCGATGACCCTATACATAGGTGGCCCACCTGCGCTAATGCTTTCTGCCATAGCCCCACTTCCTGAAGATATCCCTGAACTGATGCTTACATCTCTGCTGATCGGCAAAAAACTTGATATGACGGCTGATCCAAAAGGTGGGCATCGGCTAGTTGCCAATTCCGAATTCGCAGTGCGGGGAGTAGTTCCTCCACATTTAAGAAAGCCCGAAGGTCCCTTTGGAGATCATTACGGATACAATTCGTTACAGCATGACTACCCAGTTTTTCAAGCATCTCATCTCTATCACAGAAACAACGCCATCTATCCCGCAACTATTGTTGGCCGACCAAAACAGGAAGATTATTTTATTGGTGACTTCCTCCAGGATCTGCTTTCACCACTTTTCCCACTGGTTATGAAAGGGGTCCGTGAACTGAAAACCTTTGGAGAAACTGGCTTTCATTGCCTGGCAGCTGCCCGTGTTGCTGATCGTTATCCTCGTGAGGCTTTTGCCTGTGGACTCAGAGTTCTTGGAGAAGGACAACTCTCCCTTACAAAATTTTTAATTCTCACCGATGGTGATATTGACATCACTAACTTCCCTGAACTATGGACTCATGTTCTTGAACGCATTCAATGGGATAGTGATCTCTTCGTTTTTGCAAATGTCTCACAGGATACGCTCGATTACACCGGACCTTCAGTGAATAAAGGATCAAAGGCCATGATGATGGGCCTCGGAAAAGAAAAGATACGAGAGCTCCCAACTGAATTTTCTGGGAACCTCCCAATACATTGTCAGAAAGCAAAGGCCTATCTTCCGGGAACGCTTGTCCTGGAGTCCACTGGATATGAAGAAAAGCCCGATCTTGCAGAACACATAGCTCAAGATCCTGCCCTCAGTAACTGGCCCGCAATACTGCTGGTAGATAACTGCGATGAAGCAACCTGCTCTGTCCAGGAATTTCTCTGGACATTTTTCACAAGATTTGAACCTGCCGCCGATATCCATGGTGCTGCCACCAGTGTTCAACGGTTCCATGTAGGTCTTACTCCACCCATTGTCTTTGACTGCCGCATGAAACCCTGGTACACAGATGTACTTGAAGTAGATGACGCCACCAAAAAACTGGTTGATTCCCGTATTCACCTGCTGCTGCCACCCAACCTCCGTTGA
- a CDS encoding pseudouridine synthase translates to MNNKPVRLQKFLAMAGIASRRKAEEFIAAGRVKVNGTISTAMGQQITPGVHKVLFDNKRVEVREKLIYILLNKPKGYVTTLSDPQGRPIVTSLLPGIKERVFPVGRLDLDTEGALLLTNDGELAQSILHPKFEVHKTYEAEVKGLPSEQTIRSLEKGILLDEKKTAPAKLRIIRKNNRNSVIIITIHEGRKRQVKKMFQMVGHPVQSLKRLAYGDLGLDNLAIGKFKILTKNDIKRIFSKKNPLQTKK, encoded by the coding sequence ATGAACAACAAACCTGTACGTCTCCAAAAGTTTCTTGCCATGGCTGGTATTGCTTCACGAAGAAAGGCGGAAGAATTTATCGCTGCAGGACGAGTAAAGGTCAATGGGACCATTTCAACCGCAATGGGCCAGCAGATAACCCCTGGAGTTCATAAAGTACTCTTTGATAACAAAAGGGTTGAAGTACGAGAAAAACTTATATACATCCTTCTCAATAAACCCAAAGGCTACGTAACAACACTTTCAGACCCCCAGGGACGTCCAATTGTCACCTCATTACTCCCAGGAATAAAAGAAAGGGTTTTTCCGGTTGGAAGACTCGATCTCGATACCGAAGGTGCTCTTTTACTCACGAATGATGGGGAGCTCGCCCAAAGCATTCTTCATCCCAAATTTGAAGTCCATAAAACGTATGAGGCGGAAGTAAAGGGGCTACCATCTGAACAGACAATACGATCTCTCGAGAAAGGCATATTGCTTGACGAAAAGAAGACTGCTCCAGCAAAACTACGAATTATCAGGAAAAATAATAGAAATTCTGTAATTATTATCACCATCCATGAGGGCCGGAAACGGCAGGTTAAAAAGATGTTTCAAATGGTTGGCCATCCTGTGCAATCCCTTAAACGTCTAGCCTATGGAGACCTTGGTCTGGATAACTTAGCTATTGGAAAATTTAAAATTCTCACCAAAAATGACATAAAAAGAATTTTTTCCAAAAAAAACCCTTTACAAACAAAAAAATAG
- a CDS encoding ATP synthase subunit I: protein MLDISLKKVQALSIGFLVVLTGGAWLIMSWPFAQSVLVGGVIAIASFFSGHRDIDSFLKTFEPPKEGQEKKQSGKSVYIVKFWLRLALIAVILLFFIRSGKADVIGLLLGLSTVVFAIILTTLSVAGHYFFRRKG from the coding sequence GTGCTAGATATTTCTTTAAAGAAGGTGCAGGCGTTAAGTATAGGATTTCTCGTGGTGCTGACAGGCGGGGCATGGTTGATTATGTCATGGCCCTTTGCACAGTCGGTACTTGTTGGTGGTGTTATAGCCATTGCAAGTTTTTTTTCGGGACATCGAGACATTGATTCTTTTCTAAAAACTTTTGAACCTCCTAAAGAGGGACAAGAAAAGAAGCAAAGTGGTAAGTCTGTTTATATTGTTAAATTTTGGCTCCGGTTGGCTTTAATTGCTGTGATTCTACTGTTCTTTATCAGGAGCGGTAAGGCTGATGTGATTGGGTTGCTTCTGGGGCTATCAACTGTAGTTTTTGCCATTATACTGACAACGCTCAGTGTGGCAGGACACTACTTTTTTAGAAGGAAGGGGTAA
- a CDS encoding AtpZ/AtpI family protein encodes MAKKLSTEMVELLGNYGHIGFTFVAAIFIGLGGGIYLDEHFFDGKTSPWFTFIGLAFGIGAGFKSLFDILRTPAAKPKDEDAEG; translated from the coding sequence ATGGCTAAAAAACTAAGCACCGAGATGGTGGAGCTGCTTGGAAATTACGGGCATATTGGATTTACCTTTGTGGCCGCAATTTTTATAGGCTTAGGGGGGGGGATCTATCTTGATGAACATTTCTTTGATGGAAAGACGTCACCCTGGTTTACGTTTATTGGCCTGGCTTTTGGGATAGGTGCTGGATTTAAAAGTTTGTTTGATATTTTACGGACTCCGGCGGCTAAACCAAAAGATGAGGATGCAGAAGGTTGA
- the rimO gene encoding 30S ribosomal protein S12 methylthiotransferase RimO, which produces MATFHLVSLGCAKNLVDSEVMLGILHEAGWELSEDPSAAEVLIVNTCGFIQPAVEEALEVILELAQYKEKDKNKFLVVTGCLVQRYLTGLSKDMPEIDLLVGTEGVGEIAHLLQKLLVGEQTERSYCPDRFLMNSNLPRILSTPFFRSSVKITEGCSNRCTYCMIPSIRGDLRSRNIPDIIAELKHLEAGGVKEISLIAQDLTAYGNDLEAKSNLISLLTAILQETNIPWLRLMYLYPSGVTEELFELMRTEKRILPYMDIPFQHVSDPILKNMHRRYGYDDLCKFVEGIRNSVPDIALRTTMMVGFPGETERDIRKMEQFLEKYEIDHVGVFSYTNEEGARSEFFKDQVAEDVKLERMERILALQAGISEEILKKYIGKIVPVLVEGLSQETDLLLEGRMVYQAPDIDGIVYINDGIANPGDIVKVRITEAQIYDLVGGIVQEG; this is translated from the coding sequence ATGGCGACTTTTCATCTAGTAAGTCTTGGGTGTGCAAAAAATCTTGTAGATTCTGAAGTGATGCTTGGAATCCTGCATGAAGCCGGATGGGAACTTTCCGAAGACCCCTCTGCTGCTGAAGTTCTTATTGTTAATACCTGTGGGTTTATTCAGCCAGCAGTTGAAGAAGCTCTGGAGGTAATACTCGAGCTGGCTCAATACAAAGAAAAAGATAAAAATAAATTTCTGGTTGTGACGGGTTGTCTTGTACAGCGCTATCTTACAGGTCTCAGCAAGGATATGCCTGAAATTGATCTTTTAGTGGGTACTGAAGGTGTTGGAGAGATTGCTCACCTCCTGCAGAAATTATTGGTCGGTGAGCAGACAGAGAGATCTTACTGTCCCGATCGTTTTCTAATGAACTCCAATCTGCCGCGCATCCTATCCACTCCTTTTTTTAGAAGTTCTGTTAAAATTACTGAGGGTTGCAGTAATCGCTGCACCTATTGCATGATTCCTTCGATAAGAGGTGATCTTCGTTCCAGGAACATTCCTGATATTATAGCAGAGCTTAAACATCTAGAGGCTGGTGGTGTTAAGGAGATTTCACTGATTGCTCAGGATCTGACTGCCTATGGCAACGACCTTGAGGCCAAGAGCAATCTTATCAGTCTGTTGACAGCTATCCTCCAAGAAACCAATATTCCATGGTTGCGTCTGATGTATCTTTATCCATCAGGGGTAACTGAAGAACTGTTTGAGCTGATGCGAACAGAGAAAAGAATTTTGCCTTATATGGATATCCCTTTTCAACATGTGTCAGATCCGATTCTGAAAAATATGCATCGTCGTTACGGCTACGATGATCTTTGCAAATTCGTTGAAGGGATACGAAATTCGGTCCCAGATATTGCTCTTCGAACAACGATGATGGTAGGTTTTCCAGGAGAAACTGAACGTGATATCAGGAAAATGGAACAATTTTTAGAAAAGTATGAAATCGACCATGTAGGAGTCTTTTCTTATACTAATGAAGAGGGCGCACGGTCTGAATTTTTCAAAGATCAGGTTGCTGAAGATGTTAAACTGGAAAGGATGGAACGGATCCTCGCATTGCAGGCTGGGATTTCAGAAGAGATACTGAAGAAATACATTGGTAAGATAGTTCCAGTGCTTGTGGAGGGACTTAGCCAGGAGACAGATCTTCTTCTTGAGGGGCGAATGGTTTACCAGGCCCCTGATATAGATGGGATAGTGTATATCAATGATGGTATTGCAAACCCCGGTGATATCGTAAAAGTACGTATCACCGAAGCGCAAATATATGATCTGGTAGGGGGGATTGTTCAGGAGGGATGA
- a CDS encoding glycine zipper domain-containing protein encodes MKSTIIIPVILSLTLLLSSCANGPNKAGMGAVGGAAGGALIGQAIGHNTEATLIGAAVGTMLGYMIGNEMDKYDREQLNHVYERGVSGQTNAWQNPDNGNQYQVTPQPAYTNPSTNQPCRQAQIQSIINGKTETVYTTACRDSYGHWQLKN; translated from the coding sequence ATGAAAAGTACTATTATTATTCCTGTTATCCTGAGCTTAACCCTTCTTTTATCCTCATGTGCCAATGGACCCAACAAAGCAGGAATGGGTGCCGTTGGTGGTGCTGCTGGTGGTGCCTTGATTGGTCAGGCTATAGGGCATAACACAGAAGCTACCCTCATAGGAGCTGCCGTTGGAACCATGCTTGGTTATATGATTGGTAACGAGATGGACAAATACGACAGAGAGCAACTTAATCACGTATATGAGCGTGGAGTTTCAGGGCAAACCAACGCCTGGCAAAACCCTGACAACGGAAACCAGTATCAGGTTACTCCTCAGCCAGCCTATACTAATCCATCCACAAACCAACCCTGCCGGCAAGCGCAAATCCAGTCAATAATTAATGGAAAAACGGAAACTGTCTACACCACCGCCTGCCGTGATAGCTATGGCCACTGGCAGCTGAAAAATTAA
- a CDS encoding HU family DNA-binding protein: MNKSELIEALSQDIDLPHREAAAITNTIIETMTEALAKGDSIEIRGFGSFVIKNYGSYEGRNPKTGEKIKVKPKKLPFFKVGKDLREQVNTGK, translated from the coding sequence ATGAACAAATCTGAGTTAATTGAAGCGTTGTCCCAGGACATTGACCTGCCACACAGGGAAGCTGCGGCAATTACCAACACCATTATCGAAACCATGACCGAGGCACTGGCTAAGGGAGACAGTATTGAAATCAGAGGTTTTGGAAGCTTTGTCATTAAAAACTACGGCTCCTACGAAGGTCGCAATCCGAAGACTGGCGAGAAAATCAAAGTCAAACCAAAAAAACTCCCTTTCTTCAAAGTCGGGAAGGATCTACGTGAACAGGTAAACACGGGCAAATAG
- the atpE gene encoding ATP synthase F0 subunit C, with protein MESNALMLGLICIGAGLSIGLAGLGAGIGIGNVGQGATMGLARNPEVQPKLMVFMILGMALAESCAIYGLVVSLILLYANPLIG; from the coding sequence ATGGAATCAAATGCTTTGATGCTCGGACTTATCTGTATTGGTGCTGGACTTTCAATCGGACTTGCTGGACTTGGTGCCGGTATTGGTATTGGTAATGTTGGACAGGGTGCCACCATGGGTCTTGCTCGTAACCCAGAAGTACAGCCTAAATTGATGGTTTTCATGATCCTTGGTATGGCTCTCGCTGAGTCCTGTGCTATTTATGGACTGGTTGTTTCCCTGATCCTTCTTTATGCAAATCCTTTGATTGGCTAA
- the hemL gene encoding glutamate-1-semialdehyde 2,1-aminomutase, whose translation MNTTVSGKMFEMAKKVIPGGVNSPVRACRSVGCDPVFIQKAKGSKVYDVDGNEYIDFVCSWGPMIHGHAPKEIVDAVIETAGDSTSFGAPTTKEMALASMVVEAVPSLEKVRFVNSGTEATMSAVRLARGYTGKDVIVKFDGCYHGHADSFLIKAGSGVITLGIPGSPGVPEDIVKNTISIPYNDDEILEQTLRAKADTIACVIVEPVAGNMGCVAPSKTFLQKLRDLTAELGIVLIFDEVITGFRLAYGGAQEYYNIMPDLTCLGKIIGGGLPVGAYGGKAEIMDMIAPDGPVYQAGTLSGNPLAMAAGIANLKLLRQNNFYKELNEKAEFFADGLNRAAESAGIPVTLNRVGSLMTGFFTESPVTDFTSAMKADADRYGVHYRQMLSKGIYLAPSQFEVAFISAAHSQEDLEKGIKMTEWSFKNMA comes from the coding sequence ATGAACACAACTGTTTCCGGAAAGATGTTTGAAATGGCCAAAAAAGTAATCCCTGGTGGAGTGAACAGCCCTGTCAGAGCCTGTCGCTCCGTAGGCTGTGATCCGGTTTTCATTCAAAAAGCCAAGGGCTCAAAGGTATATGATGTCGATGGAAATGAGTACATTGATTTTGTCTGCTCATGGGGGCCTATGATCCATGGGCATGCACCTAAGGAAATTGTCGATGCCGTTATAGAAACGGCAGGAGATTCCACGTCGTTTGGTGCTCCAACCACGAAAGAGATGGCGCTTGCTTCCATGGTAGTTGAGGCAGTTCCCTCACTTGAAAAGGTTCGCTTTGTAAACTCAGGAACCGAGGCGACTATGAGTGCTGTAAGGCTTGCCAGGGGATATACCGGAAAAGATGTAATTGTAAAGTTTGATGGATGTTACCATGGGCACGCCGATTCATTTTTGATTAAAGCCGGTTCTGGCGTTATTACCCTGGGTATCCCGGGAAGCCCGGGAGTGCCAGAGGATATAGTGAAAAACACCATCTCCATTCCCTATAATGATGATGAAATTCTTGAGCAGACCCTGCGAGCAAAAGCCGATACTATTGCCTGTGTGATCGTAGAACCTGTTGCTGGGAATATGGGTTGTGTTGCCCCATCGAAAACATTTCTGCAAAAACTGCGGGATCTCACTGCCGAACTTGGTATTGTTCTTATTTTTGATGAGGTGATAACTGGATTTCGACTGGCCTATGGTGGTGCGCAGGAGTATTACAATATAATGCCAGATCTCACTTGTCTTGGAAAGATCATTGGTGGCGGTCTGCCGGTCGGGGCATATGGTGGGAAGGCTGAAATAATGGATATGATTGCGCCTGATGGTCCTGTGTATCAGGCCGGTACGCTTTCGGGGAATCCTTTGGCGATGGCAGCAGGGATTGCCAATCTTAAACTGCTCCGTCAGAATAATTTCTACAAGGAGTTGAATGAAAAGGCAGAATTTTTTGCAGATGGCCTGAATCGGGCTGCAGAAAGTGCAGGTATTCCTGTAACATTAAATCGGGTTGGCTCACTTATGACTGGATTTTTCACAGAGAGTCCGGTAACTGATTTCACTTCTGCAATGAAAGCCGATGCCGATCGTTATGGCGTCCATTACAGGCAGATGTTGTCCAAAGGGATTTATCTTGCTCCATCACAGTTCGAGGTTGCGTTCATATCAGCAGCTCATAGTCAGGAAGACCTTGAAAAAGGCATTAAAATGACTGAATGGTCATTCAAAAATATGGCTTAA
- a CDS encoding nucleoside phosphorylase — MEDDIIIHPSRAVREKTIPRCGLLFVNPTEARVALQTLIDRGGDQRFLFHSGLVVSPDNDFFVAGPAVGAPMAVMVLEKLIALGACKVVMAGWCGALRPDMCVGDTVLGGAAYSGEGTSQYYTNDNVSDPSQRYITTMKSVFDLRDTVSFWSTDAPYRESKKMLQQLAQKFNVGAVDMEYSALCAVANFRKIDFASLFLVSDELWQDDWRPGFGGKVFKRKSKAQIKQLLNVIVAISGFKEA, encoded by the coding sequence ATGGAAGACGATATTATCATTCACCCAAGTCGTGCAGTCCGAGAAAAAACTATTCCGCGATGCGGCCTTCTCTTTGTTAATCCGACCGAGGCAAGGGTTGCACTCCAGACACTTATTGACAGGGGAGGAGATCAGCGCTTTTTGTTCCATTCGGGATTGGTTGTGAGTCCTGATAATGATTTTTTTGTGGCAGGACCGGCTGTCGGGGCACCAATGGCTGTGATGGTTCTTGAGAAGCTTATAGCGCTCGGGGCCTGTAAGGTAGTCATGGCTGGCTGGTGTGGTGCGCTCAGGCCCGATATGTGTGTAGGTGACACGGTTCTTGGAGGTGCCGCCTATTCGGGAGAGGGTACATCGCAATATTACACAAATGACAATGTTTCTGATCCATCGCAAAGGTATATTACTACAATGAAGTCAGTTTTTGATCTCAGGGATACTGTATCCTTCTGGTCCACCGACGCACCTTATAGAGAGTCCAAAAAGATGCTTCAGCAGTTGGCTCAAAAATTTAATGTTGGAGCTGTGGATATGGAATACTCCGCATTATGTGCGGTCGCGAATTTCAGAAAGATCGATTTTGCCTCTTTGTTTCTTGTCTCCGATGAACTGTGGCAGGACGATTGGCGGCCAGGGTTTGGAGGAAAGGTTTTTAAAAGAAAAAGTAAAGCACAAATCAAGCAACTTCTAAATGTAATTGTTGCAATATCAGGCTTTAAGGAGGCCTGA
- a CDS encoding secondary thiamine-phosphate synthase enzyme YjbQ, which produces MYSGNFTIPTNKHMHLLDITSEVQKRVSETGVEEGICYLFNPHTTAGLTINEGADPDVRRDIIKGLKEIVPLDYPFKHMEGNSPSHIMASLMGASLTLMVSSSRLQLGTWQAIYFCEFDGPRTRKIHWKLLATN; this is translated from the coding sequence ATGTATTCTGGCAACTTTACCATACCCACCAATAAGCATATGCACCTCCTTGACATCACAAGCGAGGTGCAGAAGCGGGTCTCAGAGACCGGAGTTGAGGAAGGAATATGCTATCTTTTCAATCCTCATACAACGGCTGGCCTGACGATCAATGAAGGTGCTGATCCGGACGTACGAAGGGATATCATTAAGGGATTAAAAGAAATTGTTCCGCTAGACTATCCGTTCAAACATATGGAAGGGAACTCACCTTCCCACATCATGGCTTCTCTGATGGGAGCATCACTTACCCTTATGGTAAGCAGTAGTCGGCTGCAACTTGGTACCTGGCAGGCCATTTATTTTTGTGAATTTGACGGTCCGCGCACCAGAAAAATTCATTGGAAGCTGCTTGCAACCAACTAA
- the atpB gene encoding F0F1 ATP synthase subunit A, translated as MEHPILFISLILEKLGLPIPHGPIGNTFLEKLCEPYMTYTWFVMIFLVVVGKLTLSNIEMIPGKGQNFWELLVGGMYDFFNDNMGTELTEKLFPMISTFALYIAVGNLIGLIPGFMSPTSSINTTLALTIIVWVTHHIIGLRAHGIGYIKHFLGPIPVLIPLMLPIELISNIARLLSLSIRLFGNIMAKETLLGILFMLAGAYFAPLPIMLLGVLVSLVQAMVFVLLTVVYFGQAQEHAH; from the coding sequence ATGGAACATCCGATACTATTTATTTCACTGATTTTGGAGAAATTAGGACTGCCAATTCCACACGGTCCTATTGGCAATACATTCCTGGAGAAATTATGTGAACCGTATATGACGTATACCTGGTTCGTTATGATTTTTCTGGTGGTTGTTGGTAAACTGACTCTCAGTAATATTGAAATGATCCCCGGTAAAGGACAGAACTTCTGGGAGCTACTCGTTGGAGGAATGTATGACTTCTTCAATGACAACATGGGCACTGAGCTCACCGAGAAACTTTTCCCCATGATTTCGACCTTTGCACTTTACATCGCAGTAGGTAATCTCATCGGCCTTATCCCCGGCTTTATGTCTCCAACCTCATCAATCAATACTACTCTGGCATTGACGATTATCGTTTGGGTGACCCATCACATTATTGGACTCCGTGCTCATGGTATTGGGTATATCAAGCATTTCCTTGGACCCATCCCGGTTCTGATTCCATTGATGTTACCCATCGAACTTATCAGTAACATTGCCCGGTTGCTTTCACTCTCCATTCGTCTTTTCGGTAACATCATGGCTAAAGAGACTCTCCTTGGAATTCTTTTTATGCTGGCTGGTGCCTATTTCGCGCCACTGCCAATCATGCTCCTTGGTGTACTGGTTTCCCTGGTTCAGGCCATGGTTTTTGTTCTCCTCACCGTCGTATACTTCGGTCAGGCTCAAGAGCATGCCCACTGA
- a CDS encoding DnaJ C-terminal domain-containing protein has translation MEFKDYYTTLGIDRNATQDEVKRAYRKLARKYHPDINKEATAEGRFKEIGEAYEVLQDVEKRAAYDKFGKDWKAGQDFKPPPNWDNGFEFTGGGYTETDASQFSDFFESLFGAQRKAEARRQGPFTGRHSRYSGKGQDLHAKIVIQLEDSYHGSKQSLTLQRPAVDGSGHVTTRPHTLQVSIPKGITAGQQIRLAGQGAEGIGGGDNGDLFLEVAFAAHNYFVPDNRDILLTLPISPWEAALGATIPVPTLGGTVELKIPPNSQTGKKLRLKGRGLCSTKLSGDQYVTLAIMVPKPLTDADKELYNRMKKTMSFNPRSHLGV, from the coding sequence ATGGAATTCAAAGACTACTACACAACCTTGGGCATTGATCGAAATGCCACTCAGGATGAAGTAAAACGGGCCTACAGAAAACTCGCTCGAAAGTATCATCCGGATATCAACAAGGAGGCCACAGCTGAAGGGCGTTTCAAAGAAATTGGTGAGGCCTACGAGGTTTTACAGGACGTAGAAAAGCGGGCTGCCTACGACAAATTCGGCAAAGACTGGAAGGCTGGTCAAGATTTTAAGCCACCGCCTAACTGGGATAATGGTTTTGAATTCACAGGTGGCGGATATACTGAGACCGACGCTTCTCAATTCAGTGATTTCTTTGAATCTCTTTTTGGCGCACAGAGAAAAGCGGAGGCAAGGCGACAGGGCCCATTTACCGGCCGACACAGTCGTTATTCAGGTAAAGGGCAGGATCTACACGCCAAAATAGTCATACAACTGGAGGACAGTTATCACGGCAGTAAACAATCACTCACCCTGCAACGCCCGGCTGTTGATGGCTCCGGCCACGTAACCACCCGTCCTCACACTCTGCAGGTTTCCATTCCAAAAGGAATTACTGCAGGCCAGCAGATTCGACTGGCTGGACAGGGTGCCGAGGGAATTGGCGGTGGCGACAATGGTGACCTCTTTCTCGAAGTGGCATTTGCAGCCCACAACTATTTTGTTCCCGATAATCGCGACATTCTGCTTACTCTGCCAATTTCTCCATGGGAAGCAGCACTTGGAGCTACCATCCCTGTTCCGACGCTCGGCGGAACTGTAGAGCTAAAAATACCACCAAACTCTCAGACGGGGAAAAAACTTCGACTCAAAGGCAGGGGCCTCTGTTCTACAAAACTGAGTGGTGACCAGTATGTGACTCTTGCCATCATGGTACCAAAACCCCTTACAGATGCCGATAAAGAGCTCTACAACCGTATGAAAAAAACCATGTCTTTTAACCCTCGCAGCCACCTTGGAGTATAA